The sequence below is a genomic window from Nakamurella deserti.
GCGCAGCGAGGGGCCGATCTCGTCGACCTCCAGCTCGATGACGGTGCGCTTCTCGCCTTCCTTGGTGTCGAAGGACCGCTGCTTGAGCCGTCCCGTGACGACGACGCGACTCCCGCGGGTCAGCGACTCCGCCACGTTCTCCGCAGCCTGACGCCAGATGTTGCAGCGCAGGAACAGAGCCTCGCCGTCCTTCCACTCATTGCTCGCCCGGTCGAACGTGCGAGGAGTGGACGCGACGGTGAAGTTCGCGACGGCCGCTCCGGACGCGGTGAACCGCAGCTCCGGATCGGCGG
It includes:
- a CDS encoding single-stranded DNA-binding protein; its protein translation is MAGDTIITVVGNLTADPELRFTASGAAVANFTVASTPRTFDRASNEWKDGEALFLRCNIWRQAAENVAESLTRGSRVVVTGRLKQRSFDTKEGEKRTVIELEVDEIGPSLRYATAKVNRVNRPAGGGGGGGGGGYGGGGGGGNSAPADDPWASAPPAGGGGGYSDEPPF